AAGAACCATGTCAGAGGCTTCCTTGGCTGCTTCAGTACCGTTTTTGCCCATGGCCACACCTACGTCTGCTCTTTTGAGGGCCGGGGCGTCATTGACTCCGTCTCCAGTCATTGCAACAATATGGTTGCGTGCCTGCAGGGCCTTGACCAGTCTAAGTTTATGTTCAGGGCTGGTACGGGCAAAGACATCAATATCAGGGGTTACCTTTTCCAGATCTTCATCGGATTTGTTTTCAAGTTCCTTTCCAGTCAAGGCGGTTTTGCCGTCACCAATACCAAGTTTTTCAGCTATGGATAAAGCAGTTAAGGCGTGATCTCCAGTGATCATCTTGACCCTGATGCCTGCTGAACGACATTCCTTTACAGAAACACAATCCCCGATGAGTTTGGCAGCAGCCTCAATGGCTTCCTCTCTAGGGGGGTCAATAATACCAAAGACGCCGAGAAGTGTGAATCCATCTTCTACATCCTTATCCTGTACACTTTGCAGATCACCAGCTTTTTTTACGGCAACAGCAAGAAGACGCTGGCCTTTGGAAGCAATTTCTTCCCCGCTTTTCTGCCAGAAATCAAGATCTAAAGGCTTGTCTTTACCTTGATGGCGTTGATGAGAGCAACGCTCCATAACCCTTTCAGGAGCTCCTTTCAGGATAACTACATTTTTACTGTCAACCCTGTTCAGGGTGGCCATGAATTTTTTTTCTGAACTGAAAGGCATGCTGTCCTGGCGTGGATTTTCCGCATTTATTTTTTCCTGGTCAAGTCCGGCTTTCATGGCTGCAGTAACTAAAGCACCTTCGGTGGGTGCTCCATCAAGCTTCCAATGTCCATCTGATTCCTTGATATCAGCATCATTGCATAAAAAGGCAGAGCGCAACATTTCCATGAGCACCGGATAATTATTGAAATCTACTTCCTTATCATGGAGCTTGAAAACACCATCCGGAGAATAACCTGCCCCTGTAACCGTAAAGAGATTATCGCCTGTCTGAATATTTTGTACAGTCATCTCATTCTTGGTAAGTGTTCCTGTTTTGTCGGAACAGATAATGGTCACTGAGCCAAGGGTTTCAACAGCCGGCAAACTGCGAATAATGGCGTTTCTTCTGGCCATTCTCTGTACTCCGATGGCCAGAGTGATGGTCATAATGGCTGGAAGGCCTTCAGGTATGGCAGCTACAGCAAGACCTACAGCAGCCAGAAACATGTCGCCGGCACTATAATCCCTGATCAATATACCGAAGAAGAAAGTAAGACCGGCAAGGACAAGTATGACTGCAGTGAGCATGTGTCCGAATCTGGCAATCTGTCTTAACAAAGGAGTAGTCAGGGTATCAACCTGGCTGAGCATGGAGCTGATGCGCCCGATCTGGGTATTTTCTCCAGTTGTAGATACAACCCCTCTGGCCTGGCCGTATGTGACCAGCGTTCCAGAAAAGGCCATACTCGTTCTGTCACCCAGGGAAGAATCCTCGTCAACCTCATGGGTATTTTTACTCACAGCAACAGATTCTCCAGTCAGAGCCGACTCATCAATTTGAAGATCTCTGGATTCAAACAGTCTGATGTCAGCAGGGACTTTATCCCCTGCCTTAAGCACCACAACGTCTCCGGGGACAAGGTCCTGGGCTGAAATTGTCTGTCTTTTACCATCTCTTATGACCACAGCCTGGGGTGCAAGCATGTTTCTGATGCTGTCGAGAGATTTTTCAGCCTTGCCTTCCTGGATGAAACCTATCAGCGCATTGACTATGGTCACACCGAATATGACCATGGAATCCACCCATTCCTGCAATAGGGCGGTTATGACTGCCGCGACAAGAAGTACATAAATCAGAACATTGTGAAACTGGAGCAGAAATCTGGTTAGAGGACCCTTTCTTGCTGTCTGGGCCAGCATGTTAGGGCCAAAACTGTTCAGCCTGTCAGTGGCTTCCTTGATGGACAGGCCATCAGGGCCTGTCTCTAAAATATTCATGGCTTCATCAGTGGGAACACTGTGCCATTTTCTTTTATCAGATATTCTGGGTTGATTATTCACTTTATGCCTCCTTGAAATGAAATAAGCTTAACTTTGCTTTTGCCACAAATATGAAAATTTGTCCAATAGTAACAGTGCAAGGGAAAAGTATGTGCCGGACAGATAGGGTTTCACGTGCAGGTGTTTTCATTTGTGACTACTGTTATGGTGTAAGTGTTTACCATTTAGTATCCAAAAATAAAGAACACAAAAAACAAGATTGAGATAATTGAAGAAATTTGAAGAAAATCAAAAAGTATCTTGTTGAAAAAAAATTATGCAATGTCCAAAGCAGTTGTTAATGTCCCATGATCATTGGGGTTTGGGCTTGGAGAATTAAATTGTGGACAGCAGTTGGAGTAAACCTGATTATCAAATAAAAAATGTTTATTATCAATATGTTAAGAGTTGAGTGCTCCATAGGTGACAACTGCTTAAAAGCACTGATTTTGAAGGTTGCCAGTTAAACGGGATTCCGGATAAAGATCGTCCTCATGATGAACGCGTGGGAAAGAATTCAACCAATCCTCGAAAAATCCCTGAAACCAGGGATTTTTCAGCTATGGATCAAACCTCTCAAGGGTGAATATCATCAGGATTCCAACAGATTAGTGCTGGAAGCTCCCAATGACTTTATTGCTTCATGGGTCAAAGACAAACTGGAAGATGCAGTGTTAAGCTCTGGAATGGAGGTGCTTGGAAAAAAGCCGGAGTTGGCCATTACTTCACCTGACAATAACTGTAAAACCAGCCCTTTGAAGGTTGGACGTATGGTCAATCCTGAGGAAAAACCGGCTTTGCCATCTCGAAAAGCCTTGAAAATCGTCAGCGGATTCAAATTTTTCTTCAGGGACTTTGTTGTTGGTCCCTGCAATGAGCTGGCCTATGTGGCTTCCAAAAGCTTCTGCAGTGAACGTATTTCTTCTGATCAGCTTTTTCTGTGTTCCTCTACCGGTCTTGGCAAAACGCATCTGGCCCAGTCCATGGGCAACCACCTGGCTGAGATTTCCAATACTAAAAATATTCGCATGGCTTACCTGACTGCAGAAGAATTTGCCAGCCAACTGGTTATGGCTCTGAAATCACGTCGTATGGATGAATTCAAGGCAAGATTCAGGGATCAGATTGATGTACTTATGTTAGAAGATATCCATTTTTTTCAAGGAAAGGAGAATATTCAGAATGAGTTTCTTTCCACAATAAATTCTCTGCAGTGTCAGGGCAAAAAAGTAGTTTTAACCAGCACTTTTCTCCCCAAAGAGCTTAAAGACATTGATTCCAATATTGTTTCGCGAATGTGCAGGGGGTTTCTCGCCGTTATTGAGAGACCTGATTTGCAAACCAGAAGAGAAATCATCAAAAACAAGGCTGCTTCCATGCAGATTGATGTGCCCGACGAAGTGACGGATTTTCTTGCAGGCAAGATACAGCAAGATATCCGTCAGCTGGAAAGTTGTCTGCAAAATCTTGTTTTTAAGGCCAGGATGCTTAAGGAAAAGATATCTCTTGAGCTGGCAAACCAGGTTATCAAGCACTTTGATGTTCAGGAGCACAGCCTGAGCATGGATGATATCATTAATCAGGTGTGTAAGTTGTTTGATGTTTCTTTGGACAGCATCAGTTCCAAGAGTAGAAAAAAACAGTATGTTCTGGCGAGAAACGTGGCATTTTTTGTGGCTCGCAGACATACCGAAGCATCCCTGAAGGAAATCGGTTATAAACTTAACCGTCGACACTCCACTGTGATCAAGGGTATAACGAGTGTAGAAAAAGAGCTTTCCCGTCAAAGCCCTCTTGGCAGACAGCTGGAACAGACTATCAGCCAGATTGTAAGCTGAAAATACAGATCCATTTTTACAACATTACCAGTTCCATCTCTCCCCAGGCTGTCAGCTCTTCCCCGAGTTGGGCCAGTAGTCCAGTCACTCCCTTTTCCTCCAGTTCCTGCCTTTTTTTGTTCATGATATGCAGTGATTTTCTGCTGTTTACCATATTGCACAAAGCAGTAGCTGCAGCATCGGCTACTGCTCCTGATTTTGCTTTGACAACAACCAGATCACCCTTGCCCAGGCTTATGGAATGTCCGATTGTAGCTGATGAAGAACAGACAGCGCAGGGAGTTTCGCAGGTCTTGACGCGAATGCCAAGGGTCAGTTCCTGACCAGGGTCAGCAAGCAGCCCTACTAACCTGTCTTGCGTCGAGTATATAAATATATCTCCTCCATTTTCAATTAGAGCCTCAGGGCTTAATTGATTAAGGTACTGTGCAATATCCTGAGCAACAGCACCGGCCACTGCGGCCATTGGGCCAACATTAAAAAGTGCTGCAGCCTTACACATGTTCTGGATTATTGTCGGAGCATGCCTGGGAATGGGTAATGGGGTCATTGCTGCAGCAAATTCAGGGTGAAACAGGATATGAGTTTTGATGCTCTGTCTTATTTTGTGCAGTCGGCTCAGAAGATGCCCACTGTAGTCAGCTGTGCTTATGATGTATAGATCACTTTGCTCAACAACCAGTTGATAGCCGACTTCACCTTGAAAAGGGGTGCATGACTGACGATAATTTCTCGAAGGATTGATATATTTCATAATTGTAATCAAAGTTGACTGTAGCTGGATTTTTACTAATCTGGTTTTAGTCACTTAGAAGCTCTCCACCCGGGCGGCCCGGGACCGAACTTGTGAGTAACTGTCTTTAAAGTGGAGCCTGCATCCTGCAGGCTATTTAATTCCAGGCGGCTGGAAGCTGCCTCCACCTTGAAGAACAGTCCCATATTTGGAAATTGGGACAGTCCCCGCGAGGTACTATAAAAAAATTTGATGCTGCATTGGTCCCTGGAAGAAATTGGCTTTAATGACAAAATTTACACAGCGCGGGACAGTCCCTGTGCCAGGCTCAAAGTTCCCATCTTTGACGGAACTTTTCTGGCAAATGTGCATGTATCATAGGGCAAAAATCGAAAAATGTGAAAACTGTAAACGTATGATTTTATTGGCAAAACTATTCCAGTTACTTAGAAGAAGGATACAGCTTATGACGTCTCTGGTTTCAGTAATCATTCCAACATATAATAGAGCGTGGTGTCTAAATAGAGCCATATACTCTGTCCTGGCCCAAGATTATCGTCATTTTGAGCTGATCGTTGTTGATGACGGCTCCACAGACACTACAGCCGGAATAACTGACAGTTTTCATGATAGAAGAATCAGATACATTTATCAAGACAACAAAGGTGTTGCTGCTGCAAGAAATACTGGCCTCAGTATTTCTAGGGGCAGGTATGCAGCCTTTTTAGACTCAGACGACACGTGGATGCCTGATAAACTTGGCAGACATTTAAACTTTATGTGTGAAAGCGGATTCAAGATTTCACAGACTGAAGAAATCTGGTTTAGAAAAGGCAAAAGGGTAAATCCCATGATTAAGCATCATAAGCCTTCAGGCTGGATATTTGAACGTTCTTTAGAGTTGTGCCTGGTAAGTCCTTCCTGTACAATAATGAATATGGATCTGGTGGATCAGGGGTTTGTTTTCAATGAAGGGCTGCCTGCATGTGAGGACTATGATCTGTGGCTCAGAATAAGTCTGCATTATCCCTTTGGATTGCTTCCGGTTCCCTTGACTGTTAGGAATGGAGGGCGCCCTGATCAGCTTTCGTCAAAAATTATTGGTCTTGATTTGTACCGAATTTATTCCCTGCTGGATATAAAAAAACATGGAGTTCTTGACTATGAAGCAGACCTGGCTCTCAACAGTATTCTGAAAAACAAGGTGAGGATATATTGTCAAGGGTGCCTGAAAAGGGGACGCGTGGAAGAAGCCATGCGAGTTCAGGAGCTTGTGCTGCAATATTTTAGTAACTTACCGCCTCAATTCTGTAGCAAAAAACAAGAAGCTTTTTTACTTTGATATGAGAAATAATGCCCAAGATCCTGATTCTTCAGCCTTCAGCCTGATAAATCAGTCAACGCCTCAACTTAACTGTCCCTGTTCAAAATTGGGTTGTGGGCACAGCCCGCATTAATGTGGGTAGATGTTTGCTTATTTTATGTATTTGGCATTCCTTGCGCAGTGTTTCTTGACATAAGGTTTGAATAGTGAAAAATTTTAGTCAGGTAAGCTGTATGCAAAGGCCTGACTTCTGCAGTGATTTTTTTACGTATCTACATAACGGGCACGCCAGAGACCGTAAAGCTATGAAAATTACCTTTTTTGCCATTTTGTTATTTGTCCCTCTCTGGACTGTTCAGGCCCATGCCGCCAGTCAGGATAATGTTGTCCTGGCTTATGTTGATTTTCCTCCTTATGAATACATGGAAAATAACGAGGCCCGGGGAATTCTCGTGGAAATTGTGCGTACTGTATTTGACAGGGCTGACATAAACCTTGAACTGGTTTATTATCCATTCAACAGGGCCTATCAGGAAGCCATGCAGGGCAGTATAGCCGGTATTTTTAATTTTTACAAAACTCCCCAAAGACTTGAGCATTTCGACTTTTCCGATCCTGTCATTCTCAATCCACTTTACTTGTTTGTTCGCCAGGAAAGTGAGCTTTCTTTCAATGGCGCCATTGAAGATCTATCCGGTCTGAATGTAGGTGTTATGTCAGGGTATACTTATGGGGCTGAATTTGACAATTGCAATTTGTTCAACCTCGATAAAGCCAACTCTCATGAGTCCAACTTCAAAAAATTGATCATGGGACGCATTGATGTTTACCCGTGCGACTGGCTTGTGGGACATTACGTGCTCCAGAATCATGGATTGCAGCACAATGTCAGGGCCTTGCCTGTTCCTTTAACCGTTATGGAGGGCCATATCGGTTTTGCCGGGGGCAGACACCATGATGTCCTTAAAAGAATTAATCCTGTTATCAGAACTATGCATGAATCCGGAGAGATACAGGCCATCATAGACATTTATATTCAAGGCTCAGACTACCTGCAGAGTCTGATAACCGGGAATATGGAGTCAATGGGGGGTCAATACTCTCATAACCTTCAGCCCAAACCAGATGCGCAATGATTAAGCTTTTTGGCAGGCAAATTCAGAGAAGTTTGACTAAAGACCTCATTGTGGGGATTTCATTGTCCCTTGCCGTCTTACTGACTGCTCTCGGCGCAATCTTTTATTTTTATCTTACCGAGAGGTACAGTGCTGACATACAAAACAGATCTGAAATGCTGAGCGATGAAATAGCTCATGTTCTTTCCAGACCAGCTTGGAACCTGGACCATGATTTTGCCACCCATATTGCTTCGGCCTATTTACATAATGAAATAGTGAGCGGTATCAGACTGATTTTCAGTCCTGAGACTGTTGTTTTTGACCATATTCCAGACCATAACGGGCAGGATCTCTTTGGAAAGACCAGGGATATCTATTTTGAAAATGATTTTTTTGAACCACACGTTGTAGGCGAGGTGGAAATATGGTTTTCCAGACATCAAATTCATGAAATGCAGAATAATATAATCCGCATTGTAGGGGTGACGTTACTGAGTTCAATTGTGATTATTGTACTGGTTATTCAGATTCTAATGTCATTATTGCTCAAAAGGCCACTCTCAAGTTTGCATAAAAGTATCCGGTCCATAGCAGCAGGTAATTATAAAAGCTTTATAAGGCCGGTGCCGCAGGAGGATATAAATGCAATTATTTCAGATGTTAATCTAATGGCAGAATGTATAGCCGATCATACCAGCCGTCTCAGTCTGGAAATTAATGACCGCAAGCAGGTGGAAAAGGACTTGCGGGAGAGAGGCAGACAATTACAGAGTTTGAGCGATAATTTGCCGGATGGATATGTGTATCAATGTATCATGAGTGATGATGAAAAACGTTTTACTTACATCAGTGCCGGGGCCCAGCGCCTGCATAAAGTGTCTGTAACTGATATCCTGGCCGATTACCGGGCATTTTATAACCTGTTTACTGAACAGGACAGAGAGCATATTCTGGAGCAGGAGAATAGAGCGACTGAAACCATGTCGCAATTCAATACGACAGCGAGATATATCTCACCTGATAATGAACTGCGGTGGATGTCTCTAACAGCTGCCCCAAGGCTGACTGCAGAGGGTGATCTTGTCTGGGAAGGTATTGCCATGGATATTACTGCTCAAAAAAACCTTGAAGAGCAGCTGCGTCAGTCCCAGAAAATGGAATCAGTGGGTATTCTGGCAGGAGGTATTGCTCATGATTTTAATAATATTCTCCAGGCCATGAGTGGGAATATTCAGCTGATCTTAATGCATAAATCCAAAAACGATCATGACACAAAACGGTTGGAGATCATAGCGGGATCAATAGATCGGGCAGCCAGGCTTGTAAGGCAGCTGCTTCTGTTCAGCCGCAAAGCTGATGTTATGCGCCAATGCCTTGATCTCAATACTATTGCGCGTGATTCTATTGTCATGCTGCAGAGAATTATTCCCAAAATGATCAGCGTACAGTTTGCTCCTGATGAAAATTTATGGACAATTGAAGCAGACCCGGTTCAAGTCGAACAGGTAATCTTAAATCTGGGTACCAATGCAGCTGATGCCATGCTTGAAGGTGGCAGATTGACCATTGAAACAAAAAATGTGGATCTTGATGATGACTACGTCTCAAGTCAGCTGGATATCCAGCCTGGACAATATGTTATGCTTTGCATCTCTGATACCGGACATGGTATGGACACAGTTACTCTCGCCAGTATTTATGATCCTTTTTTTACTACCAAAGAAGTGGGTAAGGGAACAGGACTGGGGCTGGCTACGGTCTATGGAATAGTTAAAAGTCATGGTGGCAGTATTCATTGCTATAGCGAACCGGGACAGGGGACAACTTTCAGGATCTATTGGCCCCGGGCTGTGAATGAGCCTGCCCTAAAAGCGTTGGATCAGCCTGAAGTTGAATCTTCCTGGATTGTCAAGGGTAATGAGACAATACTGGTAGTGGACGATGACTTAGATATTCTGGAATTGACTGCAGAAGCTCTCGAGGGCTATGGCTATCAGATTCTGACGGCTGCCAGCGGCGAAGAAGCCCTGTCAAAGTACTCGGAGCGAAAAGGTGAGATAGATATGGTGATCCTGGATTTAAACATGCCCGGTATGGGCGGCAGGCAATGTTTGGATCAGTTGCTGACAAAGGATGCAGCAGTCAAAGTGCTTGTGGCCAGTGGCTACTCCTTAACCGGGCAGGCTGCAGATGTACTCAAAAGTGGTGCTGCGGGATACATTGGCAAGCCTTTTCAATTTAGTGAACTGCTGATCAAAATCAGGGAAATATTGAGTAAAGGAGAATAATTTATGAAATGGTTTTTTTTCGTACAAACCGGGATGACAGCCTTTATTGTTTTGGTTTTGCTTGTGGGATGTGGTGGGGGCACCAGCAAGGATGATGAAGAACTGAATCGTCAGATTGGACAGATGCTCATGATAGGTTTTCGTGGACTGGAAGTGGATGAAAACCACTTTATTGTCAGAGATATCCAGGAAGGCCGTGTGGGTGGGGTAATACTGTTTGATCGAGACGTGGCTTTAAGCTCGGATATACGCAATATTGAATCTCCTGAGCAGTTGAAAAAACTGACAGCAAGCCTGCAGAGCCTGACTGACGATCCCCTTCTCATTGCAGTGGATCAGGAGGGGGGCAGAGTAGCAAGGCTTAAAGAAAAGCATGGATTTCCGCCTACTGTATCTCAAGGCTGGTTAGGCAAAGCAGATGACCTGCAGCTTACCTTTGACTATGCATCACAAACAGCCCAGTTACTGGCTGACATGGGAATCAATGTCAATCTTACTCCAGTAGTTGATGTTAATGTTAACCCTGACAACCCGGTTATTGGCAGACTTGAGCGGAGTTTCTCAGATGATCCTCAAAAGGTTGCACTGCATTCCGCACAAGTCATAGAAGCCCACCGCGAGCATAATATCATTACTGCCCTGAAACACTTTCCAGGACATGGCAGTTCCACACAGGACTCGCACCACGGTTTTACTGATGTTACTGATACATGGAAAGAATACGAACTGAAACCCTATACTTTGCTCTTTGACTCTACCGGGGTTGATATGGTCATGACTGCTCATGTTTTTAATGCCCGCTTAGATTCACAGTGGCCGGCAACCTTGTCTTACAGTATATTGCATGATCTTCTGCGTGTTGAAATGGGGTTTGACAAGGTTATTATATCCGATGACATGCAGATGGGGGCCATAAGGGATCAGTACGGCCTTAATACTGCTGTTGAAAGAACTATACTCTCTGGAGCTGATATAATAATTTTTGGTAATAATCTTGTATATGACGAAGAGATTGCCTCAAAAGTACGGGACATTATCATCAACAAGGTTTATCAGGGCAAGATAAGCCGGGGGCGCATTCAGGAGTCTTATGACCGGATTATGAAGCTTAAAGAGGGTTTGTCTTAACACTAATGCAGGTTGTACCCGTAACCCAATTTAAACAAGGATCGTTAAGTTGGGGCGATAACTTTAATTTTAGGCTGAAGGCTGAAGGCTGAAGGCTGAAGGCTGAAGACTGAAGGCTGAAGACTGAAGGCTGAAGGCTGAAGGCTGAAGACTGAAGGTTTAAGGCTGAAGGTTGAAGGTTGAAGACTGAAGGTTTAAGGCTGAAGGCTGAAGGTTGAAGGCTGAAGGTTTAAGGCTGAAGGCTGAAGGCTGAAGGTTGAAGGCTGAAGGTTGAAGACTGAAGGTTTAAGGCTGAAGGTTGAAGGTTGAAGAATAAGGATTTTGGGTATTATTGCTCTTGTCAGGGTTAAAAATTTTCTTGTTACACCTCGTTCCCAGGCTCCAGCCTGGGGACGTTTAGTTCTTGCGGCTCCAGCCGCTTCTTCATACCAAAACCTGGATTCCGGCTTTCGCCGGAATGACGGTAAAGAGTAAAAACTTGCTTTAACCGTCACCCCGGACTTGATCCGGGGTCCAGTTTTTTTTGAAGTTACTTGTAAGTTCCTCACCTGGGTGGACCGGGACCGAACTTGTGAGTAACTGTCTTTAAAGTGGAGCCTGCATCCTGCAGGCTATTAAATTCCAGGCGGCTGGAAGCCGCCTCCACCTTGAAGAGCTGTCCCATATTTGGAAACTGGGACAGTCCCCGCGAGGTGCTACAAACAAGACTGATGCTGCATTGGTTCCTGGAAGAAATTTGCTTAAATGAAAAAATTTACACAGCGAGGGACAGCCCCCCTCCGGGCTGTAAGCCTCCGGGCAGGAAGCTGTGCCAGGCGCAAAGTTCCCATCTTTGACGGAATTTTTCAGGCAAATGTGCATCATTCATAAGCAAAAATCGTAAAAACATGAAAATTGTAACCGTCTGATTTTATTGGCAAAAAGATTATAGTTGCTTGTAAGCTCCTCCCCCGGGCGGATCGGGACCGAACGTGTGAGTAACTTGAAATAGCCTTAACACGTTAGAGATTGCCGCGCTCGAAGACTCGCTCGCAATGACAACTTAGCTGTCAGGGATGTAGTTGCTGAAAACCTGTCACCCAAGAGGGAGCCTAAGCAACCGAAGCAATCTGTATGGTAAAACCACCCCTCGTTCCCAGGCTCCAGCCTGGGGACGTCTTGCTCTTGCGGCTCCAGCCGCCTCTTCAAAAAGTAGCTGGAGCCACAAAAAAAAGAGATGTTCCCAGGCTGGAGCCTGGGAACAAGAGCAAATATACTGATATTTGTAAGTGTTTAATTTTATTGTTAATATGATTCCAGTTACTTAGAAGCTATAAAATATCGATACAAAGAGTACACTCCAGTTTTCAGAATCGCTTTATGTTCGAGGTACATTGTAACAGCTCCGGAGGGCGAGTATGCGTGGTGCGCCAAAAAAGAAAAAGATAAATGGCTGGGACAAAATTAGTAATTATCTGCTTAAAATTTTAAAACCTTATGATTGGACTCTTTCCTTTCGCTTCATAGTTATACCTGCTGTTTTCCTTTTTCTCGTTGTTTTGATTACTTCTCTTTTTTTTGCACGCAGTATTCACATGTCATCCCAGGAGCATCTTACCGAACGACTTCATCTTGGACATTCTTTACTGAATAACCAGTTCAGGGAGAACTTCAGATTTATTGACTTCAGCGCAGCCCGTATTGCAGAGAATCCAGATGTAATCCAGGCTTTTTCCTCACGGGATTTGTCTCTAATCAATGACCTGCTTAAACAATCCACAGACCCCATCAGACAACTGCCAGGTTTCAACTCTCTTGATTTCTGTATTTACCTTGACTTGGACCATGAAGGCCCATTGTCTGGATGGGAGTGTACTGTCAGAAATGAAGTGATTGCACCTTTTGTCGAAAAAACATGGAAGTCACGTGATGGGAACAGCGAGATTTATGTTGGATCCATGGGTCTGAGCAGAATAACCTTAGTGCCTGTTATTCAAGATATGAAAACTGCAGGAGTGTTCGGGATACGCATTTCTCTGAACTCCATTCTGTTCAATCTTGATCTGCCAAGAGGAATGACCATGGTTCCGGTGGTCAGTGATGAATTTGC
The sequence above is drawn from the Desulfonatronovibrio magnus genome and encodes:
- the dnaA gene encoding chromosomal replication initiator protein DnaA translates to MMNAWERIQPILEKSLKPGIFQLWIKPLKGEYHQDSNRLVLEAPNDFIASWVKDKLEDAVLSSGMEVLGKKPELAITSPDNNCKTSPLKVGRMVNPEEKPALPSRKALKIVSGFKFFFRDFVVGPCNELAYVASKSFCSERISSDQLFLCSSTGLGKTHLAQSMGNHLAEISNTKNIRMAYLTAEEFASQLVMALKSRRMDEFKARFRDQIDVLMLEDIHFFQGKENIQNEFLSTINSLQCQGKKVVLTSTFLPKELKDIDSNIVSRMCRGFLAVIERPDLQTRREIIKNKAASMQIDVPDEVTDFLAGKIQQDIRQLESCLQNLVFKARMLKEKISLELANQVIKHFDVQEHSLSMDDIINQVCKLFDVSLDSISSKSRKKQYVLARNVAFFVARRHTEASLKEIGYKLNRRHSTVIKGITSVEKELSRQSPLGRQLEQTISQIVS
- a CDS encoding substrate-binding periplasmic protein — its product is MQRPDFCSDFFTYLHNGHARDRKAMKITFFAILLFVPLWTVQAHAASQDNVVLAYVDFPPYEYMENNEARGILVEIVRTVFDRADINLELVYYPFNRAYQEAMQGSIAGIFNFYKTPQRLEHFDFSDPVILNPLYLFVRQESELSFNGAIEDLSGLNVGVMSGYTYGAEFDNCNLFNLDKANSHESNFKKLIMGRIDVYPCDWLVGHYVLQNHGLQHNVRALPVPLTVMEGHIGFAGGRHHDVLKRINPVIRTMHESGEIQAIIDIYIQGSDYLQSLITGNMESMGGQYSHNLQPKPDAQ
- a CDS encoding glycosyltransferase family 2 protein, which produces MTSLVSVIIPTYNRAWCLNRAIYSVLAQDYRHFELIVVDDGSTDTTAGITDSFHDRRIRYIYQDNKGVAAARNTGLSISRGRYAAFLDSDDTWMPDKLGRHLNFMCESGFKISQTEEIWFRKGKRVNPMIKHHKPSGWIFERSLELCLVSPSCTIMNMDLVDQGFVFNEGLPACEDYDLWLRISLHYPFGLLPVPLTVRNGGRPDQLSSKIIGLDLYRIYSLLDIKKHGVLDYEADLALNSILKNKVRIYCQGCLKRGRVEEAMRVQELVLQYFSNLPPQFCSKKQEAFLL
- a CDS encoding cation-transporting P-type ATPase codes for the protein MNNQPRISDKRKWHSVPTDEAMNILETGPDGLSIKEATDRLNSFGPNMLAQTARKGPLTRFLLQFHNVLIYVLLVAAVITALLQEWVDSMVIFGVTIVNALIGFIQEGKAEKSLDSIRNMLAPQAVVIRDGKRQTISAQDLVPGDVVVLKAGDKVPADIRLFESRDLQIDESALTGESVAVSKNTHEVDEDSSLGDRTSMAFSGTLVTYGQARGVVSTTGENTQIGRISSMLSQVDTLTTPLLRQIARFGHMLTAVILVLAGLTFFFGILIRDYSAGDMFLAAVGLAVAAIPEGLPAIMTITLAIGVQRMARRNAIIRSLPAVETLGSVTIICSDKTGTLTKNEMTVQNIQTGDNLFTVTGAGYSPDGVFKLHDKEVDFNNYPVLMEMLRSAFLCNDADIKESDGHWKLDGAPTEGALVTAAMKAGLDQEKINAENPRQDSMPFSSEKKFMATLNRVDSKNVVILKGAPERVMERCSHQRHQGKDKPLDLDFWQKSGEEIASKGQRLLAVAVKKAGDLQSVQDKDVEDGFTLLGVFGIIDPPREEAIEAAAKLIGDCVSVKECRSAGIRVKMITGDHALTALSIAEKLGIGDGKTALTGKELENKSDEDLEKVTPDIDVFARTSPEHKLRLVKALQARNHIVAMTGDGVNDAPALKRADVGVAMGKNGTEAAKEASDMVLADDNFASIANAVEEGRTVYDNLKKAILFILPTNGGQALLVIASILMGIGVMDATGHFTLPVTPPQILWINMVTAVSLALALAFEPSEANVMNRPPRSPDENLVSGFLLWRVTFVSLILVTGALGHYKLILAGGYSQDLASTAAINTLVVGQVFYLFNSRYIYESSLNFQGIFGSRPVLLSIAVLAVLQLSFTYLPPMQFIFQTEALAFSSWILIFIFGIILFFLVELEKAIFRKTQT
- a CDS encoding hybrid sensor histidine kinase/response regulator produces the protein MIKLFGRQIQRSLTKDLIVGISLSLAVLLTALGAIFYFYLTERYSADIQNRSEMLSDEIAHVLSRPAWNLDHDFATHIASAYLHNEIVSGIRLIFSPETVVFDHIPDHNGQDLFGKTRDIYFENDFFEPHVVGEVEIWFSRHQIHEMQNNIIRIVGVTLLSSIVIIVLVIQILMSLLLKRPLSSLHKSIRSIAAGNYKSFIRPVPQEDINAIISDVNLMAECIADHTSRLSLEINDRKQVEKDLRERGRQLQSLSDNLPDGYVYQCIMSDDEKRFTYISAGAQRLHKVSVTDILADYRAFYNLFTEQDREHILEQENRATETMSQFNTTARYISPDNELRWMSLTAAPRLTAEGDLVWEGIAMDITAQKNLEEQLRQSQKMESVGILAGGIAHDFNNILQAMSGNIQLILMHKSKNDHDTKRLEIIAGSIDRAARLVRQLLLFSRKADVMRQCLDLNTIARDSIVMLQRIIPKMISVQFAPDENLWTIEADPVQVEQVILNLGTNAADAMLEGGRLTIETKNVDLDDDYVSSQLDIQPGQYVMLCISDTGHGMDTVTLASIYDPFFTTKEVGKGTGLGLATVYGIVKSHGGSIHCYSEPGQGTTFRIYWPRAVNEPALKALDQPEVESSWIVKGNETILVVDDDLDILELTAEALEGYGYQILTAASGEEALSKYSERKGEIDMVILDLNMPGMGGRQCLDQLLTKDAAVKVLVASGYSLTGQAADVLKSGAAGYIGKPFQFSELLIKIREILSKGE
- a CDS encoding UPF0280 family protein yields the protein MKYINPSRNYRQSCTPFQGEVGYQLVVEQSDLYIISTADYSGHLLSRLHKIRQSIKTHILFHPEFAAAMTPLPIPRHAPTIIQNMCKAAALFNVGPMAAVAGAVAQDIAQYLNQLSPEALIENGGDIFIYSTQDRLVGLLADPGQELTLGIRVKTCETPCAVCSSSATIGHSISLGKGDLVVVKAKSGAVADAAATALCNMVNSRKSLHIMNKKRQELEEKGVTGLLAQLGEELTAWGEMELVML